The following proteins are encoded in a genomic region of Bacillus sp. FJAT-22090:
- a CDS encoding GerAB/ArcD/ProY family transporter yields the protein MSRYLYYLIIVTMVTNIIASVPKILMSESKNGVIISMIIAVIAGVILTTVVINLFSYFPSMTLPEILKQSTSKWIYYPVLFYFAVSWYIAGLITLVTYVFLFNTFLSFETSITITTLAFILIASFGVLMKEKSVLYTTELVLVLFLPVIFILLIKAYSDPQLEWDFVKVAIMHIDQKPSYSAFSASTYVFIGAVNIIIFNKFMNITQRIGIKQVIFLGLVGIFSLFTTYFIPIGFNGFEQIENLTFPWVSTSDSIRLRYGIIERVIFVFVIVFLGVAFISLLIHWHVSLKLFESIFHFKKLKWKSKNLTSYLFVFLFGVMGIISTRQINEYQLFKYSSYYYNTLPIFYVILISILLFAKRRSNS from the coding sequence ATGAGCCGCTATCTCTATTACTTAATTATTGTCACAATGGTTACGAATATCATTGCCTCTGTACCGAAAATTTTAATGAGTGAGAGTAAAAATGGAGTAATAATCTCTATGATTATTGCGGTCATCGCTGGAGTTATCTTAACAACTGTAGTAATTAACTTGTTTAGCTATTTTCCTAGTATGACTTTACCTGAAATATTAAAGCAAAGCACTTCCAAATGGATTTATTATCCTGTTTTATTTTATTTTGCTGTTTCTTGGTATATAGCTGGACTCATAACACTTGTAACTTATGTGTTTTTGTTCAATACGTTTTTGTCATTTGAAACTTCAATTACAATTACCACTCTTGCATTCATATTGATTGCCTCTTTTGGTGTATTAATGAAAGAAAAAAGCGTTCTTTATACAACTGAGCTCGTATTGGTCTTATTTTTACCTGTCATTTTCATATTGTTAATAAAAGCTTATTCAGACCCTCAGTTAGAATGGGATTTTGTAAAAGTAGCTATCATGCACATCGATCAAAAACCAAGTTATAGTGCTTTTTCAGCGTCTACATATGTTTTTATAGGGGCAGTGAATATAATAATTTTTAACAAGTTTATGAATATCACCCAAAGAATTGGCATAAAACAAGTAATATTTTTAGGCTTGGTCGGTATTTTTAGTTTATTTACTACGTATTTTATTCCTATTGGTTTTAATGGCTTCGAACAAATCGAAAATCTTACTTTTCCTTGGGTATCTACTAGTGATTCTATACGTTTGAGATATGGAATAATTGAACGAGTGATTTTCGTGTTTGTCATTGTATTTTTAGGCGTTGCTTTTATCAGCCTATTGATTCACTGGCATGTTTCTCTTAAATTGTTTGAGAGTATATTTCATTTTAAAAAGTTAAAATGGAAAAGCAAGAACCTTACATCCTATTTATTTGTTTTTTTGTTTGGTGTGATGGGAATCATTTCCACACGGCAAATAAATGAATATCAATTATTTAAATACTCCAGTTATTATTATAATACTTTACCAATTTTTTATGTCATTTTAATCAGTATTTTGCTATTTGCTAAACGGAGGTCAAATTCTTAA
- the meaB gene encoding methylmalonyl Co-A mutase-associated GTPase MeaB, with translation MAETDKTNQSAMHVMGGIKSQHDGMGKASVKKFSKKKPFVIDQAEYVQEVLNGSRLHLAKTITLIESTVSDQQTIGQQILKELLPYTGNTIRIGITGVPGAGKSTFIEAFGKMLCDQGYKVAVLAIDPSSSLTGGSILGDKTRMEELAKHPNAFIRPSPSAGTLGGVHKKSRETMLICEAAGYDVILVETVGVGQSETIVRGMVDFFLLLALTGAGDELQGMKKGIMELADAIVVNKADGSNEKLAKKTVAEYKQILHFLAPASPNWTTPALAVSSLYKTGLETVWETIQTFKKEMLSNNVWQNRRKEQTVAWFKTMIVDRLYDDFFSSTDKKQNMAKLEGLVRDGQVTVSQAVEELFSSNSKQ, from the coding sequence ATGGCTGAAACGGATAAGACAAACCAATCGGCAATGCATGTGATGGGTGGTATAAAGTCACAGCACGATGGAATGGGAAAAGCTTCTGTAAAAAAATTTTCAAAGAAGAAACCTTTTGTTATAGATCAAGCAGAATATGTTCAAGAAGTTCTAAATGGCTCCAGATTACATTTAGCAAAAACGATTACTCTCATTGAAAGCACTGTGTCTGACCAACAAACAATAGGACAACAGATTTTGAAAGAACTACTCCCCTATACGGGAAATACGATTCGTATAGGTATTACAGGTGTGCCTGGTGCAGGGAAGAGTACATTTATCGAAGCTTTTGGAAAAATGCTATGTGACCAAGGATATAAAGTCGCCGTGCTAGCTATTGATCCAAGTTCCTCTTTAACAGGAGGTAGTATACTGGGAGATAAAACTAGAATGGAAGAGCTTGCAAAACATCCAAATGCCTTTATTCGTCCTTCTCCATCTGCTGGTACATTGGGAGGGGTTCATAAGAAATCTAGAGAAACGATGTTAATATGTGAGGCTGCAGGATACGATGTAATTTTAGTAGAAACAGTAGGTGTTGGTCAAAGCGAGACAATCGTTCGAGGGATGGTAGATTTCTTTTTACTACTTGCATTAACTGGTGCTGGTGATGAGTTGCAAGGGATGAAAAAAGGAATAATGGAGCTGGCTGATGCCATTGTAGTAAATAAGGCAGATGGGTCAAATGAAAAACTAGCTAAAAAGACTGTAGCGGAATATAAACAAATCCTGCATTTTTTAGCACCAGCTTCACCTAACTGGACGACACCAGCTTTAGCAGTCTCTTCGTTGTACAAAACAGGCTTAGAAACAGTTTGGGAAACCATCCAAACGTTTAAGAAAGAAATGCTTTCGAATAATGTTTGGCAAAATCGTAGAAAAGAACAAACAGTCGCTTGGTTTAAAACAATGATTGTGGATCGATTATATGATGACTTTTTTTCTTCTACCGATAAAAAACAAAATATGGCTAAATTAGAAGGTTTAGTAAGGGATGGGCAAGTAACAGTTTCGCAAGCAGTTGAAGAGTTATTTTCCTCGAATTCTAAGCAATAA
- a CDS encoding acyl-CoA carboxylase subunit beta: protein MDIYDKINDLYDRKRKIELGGGDARIKKQHEKGKLTARERIDLLVDKDSFVELNPFIQHRTVDFGMDKLEGPGDGVVTGYGKVNGRPVYLFSQDFTVFGGALGEMHALKIANVMDLAAKNGAPFIGLNDSGGARIQEGVVSLDGYGQIFYRNAIYSGVIPQISVILGPCAGGAVYSPAITDFVFMTDETSQMFITGPKVIETVTGEKISAENLGGSKVHNTISGNAHFRGKTEEEVLESVRLLLSYLPQNFEEKPAIVEVTSENDDRPDLADIVPFEAIRPYDIRKVIEQVVDTDSFLEVQKEFAKNIVVGLARIKGEVVGLVCNQPKVMAGGLDIDSSDKAARFIRFCDAFNIPIITFEDVTGFFPGIKQEHGGIIRHGAKILFAYSEATVPKMTVILRKAYGGAYVALNSKSIGADVVYAWPNAEIAVMGPQGAANIIFAREIANSKDPEQVRAEKIEEYRSKFANPYVAASMGMVDDVIDPRETRIKLIQALEMMRNKKETRPKKKHGNIPL, encoded by the coding sequence ATGGATATTTATGATAAAATTAATGATTTATATGATCGCAAACGAAAAATTGAATTAGGTGGCGGAGACGCTCGCATTAAAAAGCAACACGAAAAAGGGAAACTCACTGCAAGAGAACGAATAGACTTACTCGTTGATAAAGATTCTTTTGTGGAGTTAAATCCTTTTATACAACACAGAACGGTTGATTTTGGTATGGACAAGCTGGAAGGCCCAGGTGATGGGGTAGTTACTGGCTATGGAAAAGTTAATGGTCGACCAGTTTATTTATTCTCCCAAGACTTTACTGTTTTCGGTGGGGCACTCGGAGAAATGCATGCATTAAAAATTGCGAATGTAATGGATTTAGCTGCAAAAAATGGTGCGCCGTTTATTGGTCTAAACGATTCAGGTGGAGCTCGTATTCAAGAAGGTGTTGTTTCCTTAGATGGATATGGACAAATCTTTTATCGGAATGCTATTTATTCTGGTGTAATCCCTCAAATTTCCGTTATTCTTGGCCCGTGTGCAGGTGGAGCAGTATACTCTCCAGCAATTACAGACTTTGTTTTCATGACGGATGAAACAAGTCAAATGTTTATTACAGGGCCAAAAGTGATTGAAACGGTTACCGGTGAAAAGATTTCAGCAGAAAATCTTGGAGGTTCTAAAGTACATAATACAATTAGTGGTAATGCGCATTTCCGTGGGAAAACGGAAGAAGAAGTATTAGAAAGTGTCCGTTTACTTCTAAGTTATTTACCGCAAAATTTTGAAGAGAAACCAGCAATAGTGGAAGTAACTAGTGAAAATGATGACAGACCTGATTTAGCTGATATCGTCCCATTTGAAGCAATTCGTCCATATGATATTCGAAAAGTGATTGAGCAAGTAGTAGATACTGACTCTTTTTTAGAGGTTCAAAAAGAATTTGCTAAAAATATCGTAGTCGGTTTAGCTCGTATTAAAGGGGAAGTAGTTGGTCTTGTTTGTAACCAACCAAAAGTAATGGCTGGTGGTCTGGATATAGATTCATCTGATAAAGCAGCACGCTTTATTCGTTTCTGTGATGCATTTAATATTCCGATTATTACCTTCGAAGATGTGACAGGGTTTTTCCCAGGCATTAAACAAGAGCATGGTGGGATAATACGTCACGGTGCTAAAATACTCTTTGCTTATTCAGAAGCAACTGTCCCGAAAATGACAGTTATTCTACGTAAAGCTTATGGTGGTGCTTATGTTGCGTTAAACTCCAAATCAATTGGTGCAGATGTAGTGTATGCGTGGCCAAATGCTGAAATTGCAGTTATGGGGCCACAGGGAGCAGCAAATATTATTTTTGCTAGGGAAATTGCAAATAGCAAAGATCCAGAACAAGTTCGCGCAGAGAAAATAGAGGAATATCGTTCCAAATTTGCGAATCCATATGTTGCGGCATCGATGGGAATGGTAGATGATGTAATTGATCCTCGTGAAACTCGTATTAAACTTATTCAAGCATTAGAAATGATGCGAAATAAAAAAGAAACTAGACCGAAGAAAAAGCATGGAAATATACCATTATAA
- a CDS encoding Ger(x)C family spore germination protein — protein sequence MAHIKFLAIIFVFTIFLSGCGFKDIDNRIFVTGIGIDPSEKENGKYRITLKLAIPVSQIKQEKEPSYQYLVHDGENLEEAIRILETHTDKVLEFGHAKIILINESLLEEELKDFMDYLVRRGDIQFIAWIAAAKPSAEAILRTEPKGEAPVASPLTKFFGNTGTESPYIVSTYLYEFRRDYHGKGVDPILPVVEANETGTQLIVNKSVIVKEKTKPLELPSSLTRDFNSLANSIPGYSFKITTDGLNLVLNMGTTKMKYKIMKENGQPTSIKINVKMSGVISQSNKNLSLKNLDNYNKLAAKEIKKELEKLFTTLQKEKLDPFGFGLRYRTMQLNHKDTFKKWVEAYPTLPFDVTVDVALKSTGTIE from the coding sequence ATGGCACATATAAAATTTCTAGCAATAATATTTGTCTTTACAATCTTTCTTTCAGGCTGCGGTTTTAAAGATATTGATAATCGAATATTTGTAACTGGGATTGGAATTGACCCTTCCGAGAAAGAAAATGGTAAATATAGAATCACACTAAAATTAGCTATTCCTGTTTCTCAAATTAAACAAGAAAAAGAACCAAGCTATCAATATTTAGTTCATGATGGTGAAAATCTAGAAGAAGCGATTCGAATATTAGAAACACATACTGATAAAGTTTTAGAGTTTGGACACGCTAAAATAATATTAATAAATGAGTCACTCTTAGAAGAGGAATTAAAGGATTTTATGGACTATTTAGTTAGAAGAGGTGATATACAATTCATCGCTTGGATAGCGGCAGCTAAACCTTCTGCAGAAGCAATTCTTCGAACAGAGCCAAAAGGGGAAGCTCCGGTAGCATCTCCCCTTACAAAGTTTTTCGGTAATACTGGCACCGAAAGTCCCTATATTGTCTCAACTTATCTTTATGAATTTAGAAGGGATTATCATGGAAAAGGTGTTGATCCAATTTTGCCAGTAGTAGAAGCAAACGAAACAGGTACTCAACTAATAGTAAATAAATCAGTGATAGTAAAAGAAAAAACTAAGCCATTAGAATTGCCATCAAGCTTAACAAGAGATTTCAATTCACTTGCAAACAGTATTCCTGGATATAGTTTTAAAATAACTACTGACGGTTTAAATTTAGTATTAAATATGGGTACCACTAAGATGAAATATAAAATAATGAAGGAAAATGGACAACCTACTTCTATTAAGATTAATGTTAAAATGTCCGGTGTAATAAGCCAGTCAAATAAAAATTTATCTCTAAAAAATTTAGACAACTATAATAAATTGGCTGCGAAAGAAATAAAAAAGGAACTAGAGAAATTATTTACTACTCTTCAAAAAGAAAAGCTAGATCCTTTTGGATTTGGCCTGAGGTATAGAACAATGCAGCTAAACCATAAAGATACATTTAAAAAGTGGGTAGAGGCTTATCCCACATTACCTTTTGATGTAACTGTTGATGTCGCATTAAAAAGTACAGGAACAATCGAGTGA
- the mce gene encoding methylmalonyl-CoA epimerase, giving the protein MEKVDHIGIAVKSIEATLPYYTETLGLKLLHIEEVPTEKVRVAFIDSGNVNLELLQPLDETSTIHSFIEKKGEGIHHIAFGVSNIQERLNELKEKGVRLIQETPKAGAHGAQVAFIHPKASSGVLYELCDKTGGAK; this is encoded by the coding sequence ATGGAAAAAGTAGATCATATTGGTATTGCTGTTAAGAGTATAGAAGCAACTCTACCATATTATACAGAAACACTGGGGTTAAAACTATTACATATTGAAGAAGTTCCTACTGAAAAGGTTCGTGTTGCTTTCATTGATAGTGGTAATGTAAATCTAGAATTACTTCAACCATTAGATGAAACAAGCACAATTCATTCCTTTATTGAGAAAAAAGGAGAAGGAATACATCACATTGCTTTCGGTGTATCCAATATTCAAGAACGTTTAAATGAGCTAAAAGAAAAAGGGGTAAGGCTCATTCAAGAAACACCTAAAGCCGGTGCTCATGGGGCACAAGTAGCTTTTATACATCCGAAAGCTTCAAGTGGCGTTTTATATGAATTATGTGATAAAACAGGGGGAGCGAAATAA
- the scpA gene encoding methylmalonyl-CoA mutase, giving the protein MKMPKYSDVNIVKVLERTTKQFKNESISFLTNEGIELKQTYNESDIENLVHIQDLPGIAPNTRGPYPTMYVAKPWTVRQYAGFSTAEESNAFYRRNLAMGQKGLSVAFDLATHRGYDSDHERVTGDVGKAGVAIDSVEDMKILFDGIPLDQMSVSMTMNGAVLPILAFYIVTAEEQGVTPEQLAGTIQNDILKEYMVRNTYIYTPEMSMKIIADIFSYTAKNMPKFNSISISGYHMQEAGATADIELAYTLADGLEYVRTGLNAGIDIDAFAPRLSFFWAIGMNYFMEVAKMRAARRIWAQMMSSFDPKNPKSLALRTHSQTSGWSLTEQDPFNNVTRTLVEANAAAMGHTQSLHTNALDEAIALPTDFSARIARNTQLFLQEETNMTKVIDPWGGSYYVEKLTNELMEKAWALIEEIEELGGMAKAIETGLPKMKIEEAAAKKQAQIDSSKEIIIGVNKYRLEQEDAIDILNIDNTVVRQKQMERLAQLKEKRDENAVKEALLALTEAARTGNDNLLASAVIAARYRATIGEISDAIEVVAGRHKAVIRSVSGVYSANFNDAEEIEAVKQMAEDFRENEGRRPRILIAKMGQDGHDRGAKVIATAFADLGFDVDISPLFQTPAETAQQAVENDVHVVGVSSLAAGHMTLVPALKEELAKLGREDILIVVGGVIPAQDYAFLRENGASAIFGPGTVIPVAAQKVIEEIYKRLGYEEVEG; this is encoded by the coding sequence ATGAAAATGCCTAAATACTCAGATGTGAACATCGTAAAAGTTCTAGAAAGAACAACGAAGCAATTTAAAAATGAATCAATATCCTTTTTGACGAACGAAGGTATTGAATTAAAACAAACTTATAATGAATCAGATATAGAAAATTTAGTGCACATTCAAGATCTTCCGGGGATAGCTCCGAATACACGTGGACCTTATCCAACGATGTATGTAGCGAAACCATGGACAGTACGCCAATATGCAGGGTTTTCTACAGCAGAAGAAAGTAACGCTTTTTATAGACGTAACTTGGCAATGGGGCAAAAAGGATTATCAGTTGCATTTGATTTGGCTACGCATCGCGGTTATGATTCTGACCATGAACGAGTAACAGGTGACGTTGGGAAAGCTGGGGTTGCTATAGATTCAGTAGAAGATATGAAGATATTGTTTGACGGAATTCCGCTTGATCAGATGTCTGTTTCTATGACAATGAATGGTGCAGTACTGCCAATATTAGCTTTTTATATCGTAACAGCAGAGGAGCAAGGGGTAACACCAGAACAACTTGCAGGCACAATTCAAAATGACATTTTAAAAGAATATATGGTTCGTAACACATACATTTATACACCTGAAATGTCGATGAAAATAATTGCAGATATCTTTTCTTACACTGCTAAAAACATGCCAAAGTTCAATTCCATTTCTATTTCTGGTTATCATATGCAAGAGGCGGGAGCTACTGCGGATATTGAACTTGCCTATACTTTAGCTGATGGTTTGGAGTATGTAAGAACGGGCCTGAATGCAGGAATAGACATTGATGCTTTCGCACCTAGACTCTCATTCTTTTGGGCTATTGGGATGAATTATTTTATGGAAGTGGCTAAAATGCGAGCAGCACGTAGAATTTGGGCACAAATGATGTCGAGTTTTGATCCGAAAAACCCGAAATCTTTAGCATTACGTACACATTCTCAGACTTCTGGATGGAGTTTAACTGAACAAGATCCATTTAATAATGTAACAAGAACATTAGTAGAAGCAAATGCTGCAGCAATGGGACATACACAGTCCCTACACACGAATGCATTAGATGAAGCGATTGCACTTCCAACTGATTTCTCAGCACGGATAGCGCGTAATACTCAGCTATTCTTACAAGAAGAAACGAATATGACCAAAGTTATAGACCCTTGGGGCGGTTCTTACTATGTGGAAAAATTGACAAATGAACTGATGGAAAAAGCTTGGGCACTAATTGAAGAAATAGAAGAGCTTGGTGGAATGGCAAAAGCTATTGAAACTGGCCTACCTAAAATGAAAATAGAAGAAGCAGCAGCAAAAAAACAAGCACAAATAGATTCTTCCAAAGAAATAATTATTGGCGTTAACAAATATAGATTAGAACAAGAAGATGCAATCGACATATTAAACATTGATAATACAGTCGTACGCCAAAAGCAAATGGAACGACTTGCTCAGTTAAAAGAAAAACGTGACGAAAATGCTGTAAAAGAGGCACTTTTGGCATTAACCGAAGCTGCTCGAACTGGAAACGATAACTTGCTAGCTTCCGCGGTAATTGCTGCTAGATATCGTGCAACAATTGGAGAAATTTCAGATGCCATAGAAGTTGTAGCAGGAAGACATAAGGCGGTGATCCGTTCCGTGAGTGGTGTATATAGTGCAAACTTTAATGATGCCGAGGAAATTGAAGCTGTTAAACAAATGGCTGAAGATTTCCGAGAAAATGAAGGAAGACGACCTCGAATTTTAATCGCAAAAATGGGTCAAGATGGACATGACCGAGGTGCAAAAGTTATAGCTACTGCATTTGCTGATTTAGGATTTGATGTAGATATTAGTCCTTTATTTCAAACTCCAGCTGAAACTGCGCAACAAGCAGTTGAAAATGATGTCCATGTAGTTGGCGTTAGCTCATTGGCAGCTGGCCATATGACGTTAGTTCCTGCTTTGAAAGAGGAACTTGCTAAGCTTGGTCGGGAAGATATATTGATCGTAGTAGGAGGCGTAATACCTGCACAGGACTATGCATTCTTACGTGAAAACGGAGCTTCAGCTATTTTTGGACCAGGTACTGTAATTCCAGTTGCTGCTCAAAAAGTAATTGAAGAAATCTATAAAAGATTGGGTTATGAGGAAGTGGAGGGCTAA
- a CDS encoding methylmalonyl-CoA mutase family protein, with the protein MTIQKMKETTFNPATITDWEQAAIKTLKNKPFESLSTKTLEDIILKPLYTLADLTNIPSNQTSIIRDSKSSSDWLIAQAVTGNTSKEILEDLKESISKGNEIIFYTVDTQHSWEGSELEELKLLFKEHTVLLDVTSNPSFLHNFTDLNGMIKGADGKEKDFPNARTYFLDASTVHKQGGDAISELASVLVQADTFVASIDIDKLSEKAFVQFSVDTNFFMEIAKLRAFRILWKAFGEAHGILDIDPIPIHSETSLRSFSALDSNVNILRVGNSALSAVLGGSDSITTYPHDYLTGAKSTSKRIARNMQLVLKEETHINRVLDASGGSYFIEKLTHELVEKSWAYFLELMSENTLNERNQKLKERAEAKWDQQIENLSTRKKSLIGTNVYANPDDSLIYPIKPTDYLRLAEPFELLRKAFLQNSLKTAIIPYGILKEYKARMDFVSGFLIAIGISPLIAPENLKPFDLQKWIDEQNIDYVVFVGNDEQTTGLVPALLKEKLSVPIDVAGKFEEYEDWLEVGLFGRIYAGQSLLEKGNELLALAKQEVSHENA; encoded by the coding sequence ATGACAATACAAAAAATGAAAGAAACTACATTTAATCCTGCTACAATTACGGATTGGGAACAAGCAGCAATTAAAACATTAAAAAATAAACCATTTGAATCTTTATCAACTAAAACGTTGGAAGATATCATTTTGAAACCGCTTTATACTTTAGCTGATTTAACTAATATTCCTTCAAATCAAACTTCTATAATAAGAGATTCTAAGAGTTCCTCTGACTGGCTGATTGCACAAGCAGTTACAGGTAATACGAGTAAGGAGATACTAGAGGACCTGAAAGAGTCGATCTCAAAGGGTAATGAAATAATTTTTTATACAGTAGATACTCAACATAGTTGGGAAGGTTCAGAACTAGAGGAACTAAAGCTCTTGTTTAAGGAACATACTGTTTTACTCGATGTTACGAGCAATCCATCTTTTTTACATAACTTTACTGATTTAAATGGAATGATTAAAGGTGCAGATGGAAAAGAAAAAGATTTTCCAAATGCTCGAACTTATTTTTTGGATGCCTCTACTGTTCACAAACAAGGTGGAGATGCTATAAGTGAGCTTGCGAGTGTTCTAGTACAAGCAGATACATTTGTAGCCTCAATAGACATAGATAAACTTAGCGAAAAAGCTTTTGTCCAATTTTCTGTGGATACAAATTTCTTTATGGAAATTGCAAAACTTCGTGCATTTCGTATTCTTTGGAAAGCCTTTGGAGAAGCACATGGAATTTTAGATATCGATCCAATTCCTATTCATTCCGAAACTTCTCTACGTTCATTTTCGGCATTAGATTCTAATGTGAACATTCTTCGGGTAGGAAATAGTGCACTTTCTGCAGTTCTTGGAGGTTCAGACAGTATTACTACTTATCCACATGATTATTTGACTGGTGCAAAATCAACGTCAAAACGTATTGCACGTAATATGCAATTAGTTCTAAAAGAAGAGACTCACATTAATCGAGTATTAGATGCTTCAGGAGGCTCTTACTTTATAGAAAAGCTTACGCATGAACTAGTAGAAAAAAGCTGGGCATACTTTCTAGAGCTAATGTCTGAAAATACATTAAATGAAAGAAATCAAAAGTTAAAAGAAAGAGCGGAGGCTAAATGGGATCAGCAAATAGAAAACTTATCTACTCGCAAAAAATCTCTCATTGGAACAAACGTGTATGCTAATCCAGATGATTCATTGATATATCCAATTAAACCTACGGATTATTTACGCCTAGCAGAGCCTTTCGAATTATTGAGAAAAGCTTTCCTTCAAAACAGTTTGAAAACAGCAATTATCCCATACGGAATCCTCAAGGAATACAAAGCTCGAATGGATTTTGTAAGTGGATTTTTAATAGCAATTGGTATTTCACCTTTGATAGCACCGGAAAACTTAAAACCATTCGATTTGCAAAAGTGGATTGATGAACAGAACATAGATTATGTTGTATTTGTAGGAAACGATGAGCAAACTACTGGTCTAGTTCCAGCATTATTAAAAGAGAAGTTATCTGTTCCTATCGATGTTGCAGGAAAATTTGAAGAATATGAAGATTGGTTAGAAGTAGGACTCTTCGGAAGAATTTATGCTGGACAATCACTACTGGAAAAAGGTAATGAATTGTTAGCACTTGCTAAACAGGAGGTTTCACATGAAAATGCCTAA
- a CDS encoding BrxA/BrxB family bacilliredoxin — translation MNMMDFNLLMNDMVQQARGEMEASGYEQLTSPEEVDSAFARPGTTLVMVNSVCGCAGGIARPAAANAIHYDKRPDHLVTVFAGQDKLATQQARNLFGEDHLPSSPSFVLLKDGQAVAEVGRHEIEGHDPMSVITHIQALFEEHCEEI, via the coding sequence ATGAATATGATGGATTTTAATTTATTAATGAATGATATGGTTCAGCAGGCTCGTGGAGAAATGGAAGCTAGTGGATATGAGCAACTAACTTCTCCAGAAGAAGTTGATTCTGCTTTTGCGCGCCCAGGAACAACTCTAGTTATGGTGAATTCGGTTTGTGGATGTGCTGGAGGTATCGCTCGTCCTGCAGCAGCAAACGCAATTCATTACGATAAAAGACCGGATCATTTAGTAACAGTTTTTGCAGGACAAGATAAATTAGCAACTCAACAAGCCCGCAATCTATTTGGTGAAGATCATTTACCATCTTCTCCATCGTTTGTTTTATTAAAAGATGGTCAGGCAGTAGCTGAAGTAGGTCGCCATGAAATAGAAGGACATGATCCAATGTCAGTTATCACTCATATTCAAGCATTGTTTGAAGAGCACTGCGAAGAAATTTAA
- the prli42 gene encoding stressosome-associated protein Prli42, with translation MRNQTFRKIVIYLMIFAMVASSLLFGLSFIL, from the coding sequence ATGCGTAATCAAACATTTCGTAAAATCGTAATCTATTTAATGATCTTTGCAATGGTCGCTTCATCACTACTTTTTGGATTAAGTTTTATCTTATAA